The sequence AGTTTGCCGCAAGTACCCATCCCGGCCTGCCGATCATCCTCTTCGGTCACTCCATGGGCGGTTTGATCAGCCTGAACACAGCCGTCACGCATCCGGACAAGTTCGATGCCGTCACCGTATGGAACTCCAATTTCAATCCCGGCCTTGCCGGCCGCGCGGCCCAACTCATCCTGAAGGCAGAGCGCATGTTCAAGGGATCGGACGTGCCGAGCGGGCCGCTGCCGAAGCTGACCTTCGGCACCTGGGGTCGATCGGTTCCGAACCGCCGAACCGACTTCGACTGGCTCTCGCGTATTCCCGAGCAGGTGGACAAATATATCGCCGATCCGCTTTGCGGCTTCGATGCCTCCGTGTCGCTCTGGCTGGACCTGTTCGAACTCACCTTCCGCGCGCCACAGAAGGCACATCTCGATCGTCTCCGACGTGACATGCCGATCCATCTCGTCGGCGGCGGCAAGGATCCGGCAACGGAGAATG comes from Rhizobium tropici CIAT 899 and encodes:
- a CDS encoding alpha/beta hydrolase, with the translated sequence MFADTQRLNSPTGATLAYHHLPAATDACGILLISHGLAEHSRRYEAFAGAMAAQGLHVYAHDHRGHGETTAPDAPIGRFARRNGGAQVIADALAMREFAASTHPGLPIILFGHSMGGLISLNTAVTHPDKFDAVTVWNSNFNPGLAGRAAQLILKAERMFKGSDVPSGPLPKLTFGTWGRSVPNRRTDFDWLSRIPEQVDKYIADPLCGFDASVSLWLDLFELTFRAPQKAHLDRLRRDMPIHLVGGGKDPATENGKAISWLANHLKRAGFSRITIEIYPDMRHETLNEIGADEAISRFADWCKRVTANN